CAGGAGCAGGAGGACGTCATCGGGCGCGACAAGAAGGAGGGCGCGCCGCTCGGCGGCGCGAAGGAGTTCGACGCCCTCGACTTCGCCCGCAAGGCGCCCGACGGTCAGCCCGCGATCCCGATGAACGCGCACGTGCGCCTCGCCCACGAGAGCAACCTCAAGGGCGTGCGCCTGCTGCGCCGCGGCTACAACTTCACCGACGGCACCGACGGGGTCGGTCACCTCGACGCGGGTCTGTTCTTCGTCGCCTTCATGCGAGACCCTCGTCGGCAGTTCGTGCCGATGCAGCAGGCGCTCGCCGAGAAGGACGGGCTGAACGAGTACATCGAGCACAACGGCTCGGCCGTCTTCGCCTGCCCTCCCGGGACGCAGCCCGGCCAGTTCTGGGGCCAGCAGCTCTTCGCCTGACCGTCGACGTCGGCCGGAGCGGACGACGGGCTCGGTCGGGCCCGGTCGGGCTCGGTCGGGCTCGGTCGGGCTCGGTCGGGCTCGACCCGGTCTGGCCGGAATCGGCAGGGCGCTTCGTGTCGTATCGGCCCGCTCCTGTTCGTAGCGTGGGTAGCAGCCCGCGCTGGGCGGGCCGACGCGAAGGAGCAGCCATGCCGCAGTACCTCGTCTACTTCAACCAGCAGTGGGTGGGCGACCACGACGAGGCGTGGTTCCGGTCCCGCGTCGAACCGTCGACCGCAGTCGTGCGGGACATGCAGCGGCAAGGCGTCCTCGTCTACGCCGGCGGCCTCGTCGAGGAGCTCGAGGAGGCGGCCAGCGCCGACGCCACGAGCGGCGAGGTGATCGTCACCGACGGGCCGTTCGCCGAGACCAAGGAGTGGCTGGGCGGCCTGACCATCATCGACGTGCCCGACGACGAGTCGGCCCGGGAGTGGGCCGGTCGGGTGGCCGAGGGGTGCGGGTGGCCGCAGGAGGTGCGGCGCTTCAAGGACGGCTCGTTGCAGGCGGTCACCCGCCAGGGCTGAGCGACGGGCCCGCAGGATCCGCTCGTAGGGGCTGCCCTCGACGCGTCCGGCCCGGTCAGGCGCCGGCCTCGATGAACGAGGCGGGGTCGGCGACGACCCGCTCGAGCACCCGCAGCGCGGCGCCGGTCACGGCCGAGCCGGGGCCGGCCACGGCCCGCTCGACGGCGACCGGCGCCCAGCGCGCGGCGAGCACGCGCTGGGCGACCTCGGCCTCGATGCCGGCGGCCAGGTGGTCGAAGAGCTCGGCGTACACCCCGCCGAGCACGACGCGGTCGACGTCGACGATGTTGAGGGTGCTGGCCACGGCGACGCCGATCGCCTCCGCCGCCCACCCGAGGGCGCGTCCGGCCCGGACGCCGCGCGGCACGCGGGTGAGCAGGTCGGCCGGGGTGGCGCCGAGACCGAGGCCGGCCCGGCGCCGGATGACGTCGAGGCCCGCGTACTGCTCGAGGCAGCCGGTGGCGCCGCACGCGCAGCGCGGGCCCGAGCGGTCGACCACGACGTGGCCGATCTCGCCCGACCAGCCGTGCCGTCCGCGCGTGGTCTCGCCGCCGATGACGACGGCCCCGCCGATGCCGACCTCGCCGGCGAGGTAGAGGAAGCTCTGCTCGCCCCGGGGGGAGCCGTCGGCCCGGGAGCGGGCCCGTGTCTCGGCCAGGGCGGAGAGGTCGGCGTCGTTGCCCACCTCGACGCGGATGCCGGTGAGCGGGGCCTGCCGGTCGAGCAGGGCCGCGAGGTCGACGTCGGTCCAGCCGAGGTTCGGGGCGAGCTGCACGACGCTGCCGCCGGAGCGCAGCAGCGCCGGGACCGAGACGCAGGCGCCGAGCAGCCGGGTGCGGGTGGGGAGGGTCTCGAGGGCGCGGCCCGCGAGCCGGGCGAGCTCGCGGGTGACCCGCCGGGGGTCGCTGTCGCGGTGGTCGCCGGGGGCCTGGGCGCGGCCGAGCACGGTGCCGTCGAGGGCGAGCACCTGCGCGGTGAGGTGGTCGACCTGGATCTCGAGCCCGAGGGCCGCGACCCCGTCGGACGACGGCGCGACGACGACCCCGGGCCGGCCGGGGGTCGTGGCCGCCTCGGGTGCCAGCTCGTCGACGAGGTCGGCGTCGACGAGGCGCTCGACGAGGTCGGAGGCGGTGGCCCGCGTGATGTCGAGGGCTGCCGCGACCCTGGCCCGGGTGGTCGGCCGGGTGGCCTCGTAGATCTCCCCGAGCACGAGCGCGAGGTTCTGCGAGCGCAGCGAGGCCTGGCGCACACCACTACGTCCGCCCGGCATCCGCTGGCTCGTCACCCCTTGACCTTAGCGTGCCGACGACCATATGTTGATTCAACAAACAAATGGCTGGACCGTTGTTCGCCGCTCGAGGAGGAGCCCCCATGCCCGTCAAGCCCACCCCTGCAGACAAGTTCTCGTTCGGACTGTGGACCGTCGGCTGGGAGGCCCGCGACCAGTTCGGTGACGCGTCCCGCCCGGCGCTCGACCCGATCGAGTCCGTGCGCCGCCTCGCCGAGCTCGGTGCCTGGGGCGTCACGTTCCACGACGACGACCTCGTGCCCTTCGGCAGCTCCGACGCGGTGCGCGACGACATCATCAAGCGCTTCCGGGCCGCCCTCGACGAGACCGGCATCGTCTGCGAGATGGTGACGACGAACACCTTCAGCCACCCGATCTTCAAGGACGGCGCCTTCACCTCCAACAACCGCGAGGTGCGCCGCTACGGCCTGCGCAAGGTCATCCGCAACGTCGACCTCGCCGCCGAGCTGGGCGCCGAGACCTTCGTCATGTGGGGTGGCCGCGAGGGGTCGGAGTACGACGGCGCCAAGGACGTCAACGCCGCCCTCGACCGCTACCGCGAGGGCATCGACACCGTCGCCGCCTACATCAAGGAGAAGGGCTACGGCCTGAAGATCGCGCTCGAGCCGAAGCCGAACGAGCCGCGCGGCGACATCCTGCTGCCGACCGTCGGCCACGCCCTCGGCTTCATCGCCGAGCTCGAGCACGGCGACATCGTCGGCCTCAACCCCGAGGTGGGCCACGAGCAGATGGCCGGGCTCAACTACACCGCCGGCATCGCCCAGGCGCTGTGGGCCGAGAAGCTCTTCCACATCGACCTCAACGGCCAGCGCTCGATCAAGTACGACCAGGACCTCGTCTTCGGTCACGGCGACCTGCTCTCGGCCTTCTTCACCGTCGACCTCATCGAGAACGGCTTCCCGGGAGGTGGGCCCCGCTACGACGGGCCGCGCCACTTCGACTACAAGCCCTCGCGCACCGAGGACGTCGACGGCGTGTGGGTCTCGGCGGCGGCCAACATGAGCACCTACCTGCTGCTCAAGGAGCGCGCCCTCGCCTACCGGGCCGATCCCGAGGTGCAGGCCGCCCTCGAGGCGAGCAAGGTGCTCGAGCTGTCGAAGCCCACCCTCGGCGAGGGCGAGAGCCTCGCCGACCTGCTCGCCACCCCGGCCGCGTTCGAGGAGCTCGACGTCGACGCGGTGGCCGCCGAGGGCTACGCCTTCGTGCACCTGAACCAGCTGGCCGTCGAACACGCCCTCGGCGGTCGCTGAGCACAACCCGAGGCGACCCCGACCGCTCACCCGGCGGTCGGGGCCGCCCCGGTCCCGACCCTCCCGTCGAAAGGCCGGATAGACCACGTCGAGAGGTCACCGGCCGGAGTCGGTCGACGCTTCTGCGCTGTGCCTCGCAGTGGCACCATGGCTCATGGACCGACCCCGCCCGGATGCCGCGGACGTGCCCGACGACCCGGCGCTCGTACGGCTCGTCGAGCAGGCCGCGGCGCGGGCGGCCGGCCTCTGGTCGTCGCACCGCGGGCTCGCCTGATCAGGGCCGCGCCGGGCCGCGCTCCCGGCCCTCACGGCGTCCGGCACCGACTTGCCGCACAGCCCCTTGACGCGTGACCACTCGACGAGGTCCAGACGCCCTCTCGACGGGGTGGGGCGGGCTCAGATGAGCGCCTCGCAGACGTCGTGGACGAGGCGCTCGTCCTCCCCCAGCACGAGGGTCGGCGCGCGCCCGGGGATCCACGTCACCCACATGTCCTCGACGGGTTTCGGCACGTACTGGGCGTCCTGCAGCGCGGGCGCGGTGAACGGACGGTCGCTGACGTAGACGACGACCCGCTCGCCCGAGCCGGTGCGGTAGCGGAAG
This is a stretch of genomic DNA from Terracoccus luteus. It encodes these proteins:
- the xylA gene encoding xylose isomerase produces the protein MPVKPTPADKFSFGLWTVGWEARDQFGDASRPALDPIESVRRLAELGAWGVTFHDDDLVPFGSSDAVRDDIIKRFRAALDETGIVCEMVTTNTFSHPIFKDGAFTSNNREVRRYGLRKVIRNVDLAAELGAETFVMWGGREGSEYDGAKDVNAALDRYREGIDTVAAYIKEKGYGLKIALEPKPNEPRGDILLPTVGHALGFIAELEHGDIVGLNPEVGHEQMAGLNYTAGIAQALWAEKLFHIDLNGQRSIKYDQDLVFGHGDLLSAFFTVDLIENGFPGGGPRYDGPRHFDYKPSRTEDVDGVWVSAAANMSTYLLLKERALAYRADPEVQAALEASKVLELSKPTLGEGESLADLLATPAAFEELDVDAVAAEGYAFVHLNQLAVEHALGGR
- a CDS encoding ROK family protein yields the protein MTSQRMPGGRSGVRQASLRSQNLALVLGEIYEATRPTTRARVAAALDITRATASDLVERLVDADLVDELAPEAATTPGRPGVVVAPSSDGVAALGLEIQVDHLTAQVLALDGTVLGRAQAPGDHRDSDPRRVTRELARLAGRALETLPTRTRLLGACVSVPALLRSGGSVVQLAPNLGWTDVDLAALLDRQAPLTGIRVEVGNDADLSALAETRARSRADGSPRGEQSFLYLAGEVGIGGAVVIGGETTRGRHGWSGEIGHVVVDRSGPRCACGATGCLEQYAGLDVIRRRAGLGLGATPADLLTRVPRGVRAGRALGWAAEAIGVAVASTLNIVDVDRVVLGGVYAELFDHLAAGIEAEVAQRVLAARWAPVAVERAVAGPGSAVTGAALRVLERVVADPASFIEAGA
- a CDS encoding YciI family protein, producing the protein MPQYLVYFNQQWVGDHDEAWFRSRVEPSTAVVRDMQRQGVLVYAGGLVEELEEAASADATSGEVIVTDGPFAETKEWLGGLTIIDVPDDESAREWAGRVAEGCGWPQEVRRFKDGSLQAVTRQG